One region of Citrus sinensis cultivar Valencia sweet orange chromosome 6, DVS_A1.0, whole genome shotgun sequence genomic DNA includes:
- the LOC102620465 gene encoding rhomboid-like protein 15 isoform X2 → MRPNIVSEAGLSTRVNQWWESIPFFTSAVVIVCGTIYLICLLFGYDSFYEICFLPSAVISRFQVYRFYTSIVFHGSLLHVLFNMLALVPLGSELERIMGSVRMFYITILLATSNAILHLLIALLVAHIPFYRLQNVMDECAIGFSGVIFSLIVIETSLSGAQSRSVFGLFNIPAKWYPLILLVLFQVLMTNVSLLGHLCGILSGFAYTYGFFNLLMPGTSFYSAIESSSLLSTCIRQPKFILCTGGNPSGYIPTYSGQNTSSSGLFSGNIWSYLSSWMPQRETSSQPTQDSRFPGRGRTLSSSQSPVHVDSNLQARLLDNSSPENRSHMILTETGDRLSDERQPALGTAVAVDRVPAGQQGAVVSDEEIQKLVLMGFDKTQVEVALAAADGDLNVAVEILSQQG, encoded by the exons ATGAGACCCAACATTGTTTCGGAG GCGGGGTTGTCCACCAGAGTGAATCAGTGGTGGGAAAGTATTCCATTCTTTACGTCTGCTGTGGTGATTGTTTGTGGGACAATTTACTTGATCTGCCTCTTGTTTGGATATGATTCCTTTTATGAAATATGTTTCCTCCCATCTGCAGTTATATCACGGTTTCAAG TTTACAGGTTTTATACCTCCATTGTTTTTCATGGTTCACTGCTACACGTTCTATTCAACATGTTGGCTTTGGTTCCTTTGGGTTCTGAACTGGAGCGAATTATGGGATCTGTCCGCATGTTTTACATTACTATTTTGTTGGCCACAAGCAATGCTATTTTACATCTTCTAATTGCTTTGTTGGTAGCCCATATTCCATTTTATCGGTTACAGAACGTCATGGATGAGTGTGCAATCGGCTTCTCAGGAGTTATTTTCTCTTTGATCGTCATAGAGACAAGTTTGAGTGGAGCCCAATCTAGGAG TGTGTTTGGTCTCTTCAACATCCCTGCTAAGTG GTATCCATTGATCTTATTAGTACTGTTCCAGGTTCTTATGACCAACGTCTCGTTACTTGGACACCTATGTGGCATTTTGTCTGGATTTGCAT ATACCTATGGCTTTTTCAACCTCCTTATGCCTGGAACATCCTTCTATTCTGCCATTGAGTCTTCCTCTTTGCTT TCCACTTGCATAAGACAGCCTAAATTTATCTTGTGTACTGGTGGGAATCCTTCTGGCTACATCCCAACATATTCTGGACAGAATACAAGTTCCAG TGGATTGTTTTCTGGAAATATTTGGAGCTACTTGTCTTCTTGGATGCCACAGAGGGAAACATCATCTCAG CCAACACAAGATAGCCGGTTCCCTGGGAGAGGAAGAACTCTTAGTTCCAGCCAAAGTCCTGTACATGTAGATTCAAACCTACAAGCTAGACTTCTGGATAATAGTAGTCCTGAAAACCGTTCCCATATGATATTAACTGAAACAGGAGACAGGCTATCAGATGAAAG gCAGCCAGCTCTAGGTACTGCAGTTGCGGTGGACAGAGTCCCTGCAGGCCAACAG GGTGCAGTTGTCTCTGATGAAGAAATACAAAAACTTGTTTTAATGGGTTTTGACAAG ACGCAGGTTGAAGTTGCTCTGGCAGCAGCTGATGGCGATCTTAATGTAGCAGTGGAAATTCTCAGCCAGCAG GGTTAA
- the LOC102621790 gene encoding pentatricopeptide repeat-containing protein At2g20710, mitochondrial-like — MKLPRYYTVLYNIKAQLGLGNGLGLSSYSTATSTATRESKWKGSMHTLFRRISPMGNPNVSIVPLLNQWVEEGHPVDKQQLQRFIKKLRFFSRFTHALEISMWMTDKRYLNITAADAAVRLDLIAKVKGIEEAENYFSYIPEKIKGLEVYSALLNCYSNVKSTDKAEATMQKMRDLGLARTTVVYNSMLKLYYKTGNFEKLDSLMHEMEENGITYDRYTYCTRLGAYADASDHEGIDKILTMMEADPNVALDWVIYATVGNGYGKVGLLDKALAMLKKSEEQIKGAKVNSAYNVILTLYGKYGKKDDVLRIWELYKKAVKVLNNGYRNVISSLLKLDDLESAEKIFEEWESQALCHDTRIPNFLIDAYCRNGLLEKAENLVNHEKLKGREIHVKSWYYLATGYRQNSQIHKAVEAMKKVLAAYQTLVKWKPSVESLAACLDYFKDEGDIGGAENFIELLNDKGFIPTDLQDKLLDNVQNGKSNLETLRELYGNSLAGNEETLSGPEGDTSDLIEEKAH; from the exons atgAAGCTCCCACGCTACTATACAGTACTCTACAACATCAAAGCTCAATTGGGTCTGGGAAATGGGCTGGGTTTATCCTCTTACTCGACAGCGACGAGTACCGCAACTCGAGAAAGTAAGTGGAAGGGTTCAATGCATACTCTTTTCCGTAGGATTTCTCCAATGGGAAATCCAAATGTTTCGATCGTTCCGCTACTCAACCAATGGGTCGAAGAAGGACATCCGGTCGACAAACAACAGCTCCAAAGGTTCATCAAGAAGCTGCGATTTTTCAGCCGATTCACTCACGCTCTTGAG ATATCGATGTGGATGACAGACAAAAGGTATCTCAATATTACAGCTGCTGATGCTGCTGTTCGGCTGGACTTGATCGCTAAAGTTAAAGGCATAGAAGAAGCAGAAAATTATTTCAGTTATATTccagaaaaaataaagggcCTTGAGGTTTATTCTGCTCTTCTCAACTGCTATTCCAATGTAAAATCCACAGATAAAGCAGAGGCCACCATGCAGAAAATGAGAGATTTGGGGCTGGCTAGGACAACAGTGGTTTACAATAGCATGCTTAAGCTTTATTATAAAACTGGAAATTTTGAGAAACTTGACAGTCTGATGcatgaaatggaagaaaacGGCATTACTTATGACAGATACACGTATTGCACCCGTCTTGGTGCATATGCTGATGCTTCTGACCATGAGGGAATTGACAAGATTTTGACAATGATGGAAGCAGATCCCAATGTTGCATTGGACTGGGTAATTTATGCTACTGTAGGAAACGGGTATGGAAAAGTTGGGCTTCTAGACAAGGCTTTAGCAATGTTGAAGAAATCTGAGGAACAAATAAAGGGTGCAAAGGTCAATAGCGCATATAACGTCATTCTCACTTTATATGGAAAATATGGGAAGAAAGATGATGTTCTAAGAATTTGGGAACTGTACAAGAAAGCAGTGAAGGTTCTCAACAATGGCTATAGAAATGTCATATCTTCCCTGCTGAAACTTGATGACCTAGAAAGTGCTGAGAAAATTTttgaggagtgggaatcccaggCTTTATGCCATGATACCCGGATACCAAACTTCCTTATTGATGCGTACTGCAGAAATGGGCTTTTGGAGAAGGCTGAAAATCTTGTAAACCATGAGAAATTGAAGGGAAGGGAGATTCATGTGAAGTCATGGTACTATTTAGCTACAGGGTATCGGCAGAATAGTCAAATTCATAAAGCAGTTGAAGCAATGAAGAAAGTATTAGCAGCTTATCAAACTTTGGTCAAGTGGAAGCCAAGTGTGGAAAGCTTGGCTGCATGTCTTGATTACTTTAAAGATGAAGGAGATATTGGTGGAGCAGAGAATTTCATAGAACTCCTCAATGATAAAGGTTTTATACCCACGGATCTTCAAGACAAATTATTGGATAACGTTCAAAATGGAAAATCAAACTTGGAAACTCTCAGGGAGTTGTATGGTAATTCTTTGGCTGGAAATGAAGAAACACTTTCAGGTCCAGAGGGTGATACCAGTGATTTGATAGAAGAGAAAGCACATTGA
- the LOC102620465 gene encoding rhomboid-like protein 15 isoform X1 yields the protein MRPNIVSEAGLSTRVNQWWESIPFFTSAVVIVCGTIYLICLLFGYDSFYEICFLPSAVISRFQVYRFYTSIVFHGSLLHVLFNMLALVPLGSELERIMGSVRMFYITILLATSNAILHLLIALLVAHIPFYRLQNVMDECAIGFSGVIFSLIVIETSLSGAQSRSVFGLFNIPAKWYPLILLVLFQVLMTNVSLLGHLCGILSGFAYTYGFFNLLMPGTSFYSAIESSSLLSTCIRQPKFILCTGGNPSGYIPTYSGQNTSSSGLFSGNIWSYLSSWMPQRETSSQPTQDSRFPGRGRTLSSSQSPVHVDSNLQARLLDNSSPENRSHMILTETGDRLSDERQPALGTAVAVDRVPAGQQGAVVSDEEIQKLVLMGFDKTQVEVALAAADGDLNVAVEILSQQVHSRG from the exons ATGAGACCCAACATTGTTTCGGAG GCGGGGTTGTCCACCAGAGTGAATCAGTGGTGGGAAAGTATTCCATTCTTTACGTCTGCTGTGGTGATTGTTTGTGGGACAATTTACTTGATCTGCCTCTTGTTTGGATATGATTCCTTTTATGAAATATGTTTCCTCCCATCTGCAGTTATATCACGGTTTCAAG TTTACAGGTTTTATACCTCCATTGTTTTTCATGGTTCACTGCTACACGTTCTATTCAACATGTTGGCTTTGGTTCCTTTGGGTTCTGAACTGGAGCGAATTATGGGATCTGTCCGCATGTTTTACATTACTATTTTGTTGGCCACAAGCAATGCTATTTTACATCTTCTAATTGCTTTGTTGGTAGCCCATATTCCATTTTATCGGTTACAGAACGTCATGGATGAGTGTGCAATCGGCTTCTCAGGAGTTATTTTCTCTTTGATCGTCATAGAGACAAGTTTGAGTGGAGCCCAATCTAGGAG TGTGTTTGGTCTCTTCAACATCCCTGCTAAGTG GTATCCATTGATCTTATTAGTACTGTTCCAGGTTCTTATGACCAACGTCTCGTTACTTGGACACCTATGTGGCATTTTGTCTGGATTTGCAT ATACCTATGGCTTTTTCAACCTCCTTATGCCTGGAACATCCTTCTATTCTGCCATTGAGTCTTCCTCTTTGCTT TCCACTTGCATAAGACAGCCTAAATTTATCTTGTGTACTGGTGGGAATCCTTCTGGCTACATCCCAACATATTCTGGACAGAATACAAGTTCCAG TGGATTGTTTTCTGGAAATATTTGGAGCTACTTGTCTTCTTGGATGCCACAGAGGGAAACATCATCTCAG CCAACACAAGATAGCCGGTTCCCTGGGAGAGGAAGAACTCTTAGTTCCAGCCAAAGTCCTGTACATGTAGATTCAAACCTACAAGCTAGACTTCTGGATAATAGTAGTCCTGAAAACCGTTCCCATATGATATTAACTGAAACAGGAGACAGGCTATCAGATGAAAG gCAGCCAGCTCTAGGTACTGCAGTTGCGGTGGACAGAGTCCCTGCAGGCCAACAG GGTGCAGTTGTCTCTGATGAAGAAATACAAAAACTTGTTTTAATGGGTTTTGACAAG ACGCAGGTTGAAGTTGCTCTGGCAGCAGCTGATGGCGATCTTAATGTAGCAGTGGAAATTCTCAGCCAGCAGGTACATTCAAGA GGTTAA
- the LOC102620174 gene encoding uncharacterized protein LOC102620174 isoform X2, whose protein sequence is MENSPVTVITSSEEEKEEGNGSKEKNIERGVAAKSKLDEYKEISDLTGFDNLKAMILAESIMKRKKKRNRKKKKKDKTKLDSLYREVADLTGFENLKAMIEAEASMRRKSSERMRGNLETQFCARENDTVNVAEEQGQLGEDDGLNKVEETERNGREEKRRRANRAKLDEYEKISDLSGFDNLKAMIEAEAFMRRKKRNRKRKKREIEFCVQEDATISAEEEKQLDKNQALKVVEVSKPESVLTTEMDGPRHLFIDPAKDNEGASMGEAMPMVRAVGGNDGGNSFEVIDLCLSSAEDDKSVSGVSLERSVEDMGKAVQTTATITGANDGVKSVEMNNLYSLRLEDDKPLSDMSLGRRVEDTVSVGPIVGERQQKKRRKKTRVIEAKDKVEDARKENEAKYNVVLRMLLRKPRYFDPPGWNSETCSNCGKENHTAATCKMQKQNKPCFLCGSFKHRWKNCKQGQDCFISKGSEHLASDCPGTDQGNNLSSNFCLRCGDSGHDLSSCEGEYHADDLKKIQCYICKSFGHLCCVNSSIIGLKQVSCYNCGQSGHLGPECANSCEALNGKKSNLICYKCGKEGHFARRCGSNFKDRLRISDLLFTAERPPTRARHFVGSNGTPHGLGNAQGRENDDQREKG, encoded by the exons ATGGAAAATAGCCCCGTCACAGTGATAACAAGCAgtgaagaagagaaagaagaaggaaaTGGGAGCAAAGAGAAGAATATAGAACGTGGGGTGGCTGCAAAATCTAAGCTTGATGAGTACAAAGAGATTTCTGACCTTACTGGCTTTGATAATCTGAAAGCTATGATTTTGGCTGAGTCTATcatgaagagaaagaagaagagaaatagaaagaagaagaagaaggataaGACAAAGCTTGATTCTTTGTACAGAGAGGTAGCTGATTTGACCGGATTTGAGAACCTTAAAGCCATGATAGAAGCGGAAGCTTCTATGAGGAGAAAGAGTAGTGAGAGGATGAGGGGCAATTTAGAGACTCAGTTTTGTGCTCGGGAGAATGACACT GTTAACGTTGCAGAGGAGCAAGGGCAGTTAGGTGAGGATGACGGTTTGAATAAAGTTGAAGAAACAGAAAGAAAtggaagagaagagaaaagaagaagagcaaaTAGAGCTAAGCTTGATGAGTATGAAAAGATATCAGATTTGAGTGGCTTTGATAACCTGAAAGCCATGATAGAGGCAGAGGCTTTtatgaggagaaagaagagaaatagaaagagaaagaagagggAGATTGAATTTTGTGTTCAAGAGGATGCTACTATTAGTGCTGAAGAGGAGAAACAGCTAGACAAAAATCAAGCTTTGAAAGTAGTAGAGGTTTCAAAACCTGAATCAGTTCTGACAACAGAAATGGATGGGCCCCGGCATCTTTTTATTGATCCTGCAAAGGATAATGAGGGTGCAAGCATGGGTGAAGCTATGCCGATGGTAAGAGCGGTGGGAGGGAATGATGGGGGAAATTCTTTTGAAGTGATTGATCTTTGTTTATCCTCCGCAGAGGATGATAAATCAGTTTCGGGTGTGAGCTTGGAGAGAAGCGTTGAAGATATGGGTAAAGCTGTGCAGACAACAGCAACAATAACAGGAGCAAATGATGGGGTAAAGAGTGTTGAAATGAACAACCTTTATTCATTGCGCCTAGAGGATGATAAACCACTTTCAGACATGAGTTTGGGCAGAAGGGTTGAAGATACGGTATCCGTAGGGCCAATTGTAGGGGAGAGGCAGCAgaagaaaaggagaaagaagacTCGTGTAATTGAAGCTAAAGATAAGGTTGAAGATGCCAGGAAAGAAAATGAGGCAAAATATAATGTTGTACTCCGTATGCTTCTTCGGAAACCAAGATATTTTGATCCTCCAGGCTGGAACTCAGAAACATGTTCAAATTgtggaaaagaaaatcatacaGCAGCAACCTGCAAAATGCAAAAGCAGAATAAACCATGCTTCCTTTGTGGGAGTTTCAAGCACAGGTGGAAGAATTGCAAACAG GGCCAGGATTGTTTTATCAGCAAAGGATCAGAGCACCTTGCCAGTGATTGTCCTGGGACGGACCAGGGCAACAATTTGAGTTCTAATTTTTGCTTAAGGTGTGGGGATTCAGGACACGACTTGTCTTCATGTGAGGGAGAATACCACGCTGATGATCTCAAG AAGATACAATGTTACATTTGCAAGAGTTTCGGTCATCTTTGCTGTGTCAACTCCTCAATCATAGGTCTAAAGCAAGTCTCCTGTTACAACTGTGGGCAGTCTGGCCATTTGGGTCCT GAATGCGCAAACTCATGTGAAGCTCTTAATGGTAAAAAATCCAATCTTATATGTTACAAGTGTGGCAAGGAAGGTCATTTTGCACGCAGATGCGGCAGTAATTTCAag GATAGACTGAGAATCAGTGATTTATTATTCACCGCTGAAAGACCCCCAACCCGAGCAAGACATTTTGTAGGGTCTAACGGCACTCCTCATGGCCTTGGCAACGCTCAAGGAAGGGAGAATGACGATCAACGAGAGAAAGGATAA
- the LOC102620465 gene encoding rhomboid-like protein 15 isoform X3 — MLALVPLGSELERIMGSVRMFYITILLATSNAILHLLIALLVAHIPFYRLQNVMDECAIGFSGVIFSLIVIETSLSGAQSRSVFGLFNIPAKWYPLILLVLFQVLMTNVSLLGHLCGILSGFAYTYGFFNLLMPGTSFYSAIESSSLLSTCIRQPKFILCTGGNPSGYIPTYSGQNTSSSGLFSGNIWSYLSSWMPQRETSSQPTQDSRFPGRGRTLSSSQSPVHVDSNLQARLLDNSSPENRSHMILTETGDRLSDERQPALGTAVAVDRVPAGQQGAVVSDEEIQKLVLMGFDKTQVEVALAAADGDLNVAVEILSQQVHSRG; from the exons ATGTTGGCTTTGGTTCCTTTGGGTTCTGAACTGGAGCGAATTATGGGATCTGTCCGCATGTTTTACATTACTATTTTGTTGGCCACAAGCAATGCTATTTTACATCTTCTAATTGCTTTGTTGGTAGCCCATATTCCATTTTATCGGTTACAGAACGTCATGGATGAGTGTGCAATCGGCTTCTCAGGAGTTATTTTCTCTTTGATCGTCATAGAGACAAGTTTGAGTGGAGCCCAATCTAGGAG TGTGTTTGGTCTCTTCAACATCCCTGCTAAGTG GTATCCATTGATCTTATTAGTACTGTTCCAGGTTCTTATGACCAACGTCTCGTTACTTGGACACCTATGTGGCATTTTGTCTGGATTTGCAT ATACCTATGGCTTTTTCAACCTCCTTATGCCTGGAACATCCTTCTATTCTGCCATTGAGTCTTCCTCTTTGCTT TCCACTTGCATAAGACAGCCTAAATTTATCTTGTGTACTGGTGGGAATCCTTCTGGCTACATCCCAACATATTCTGGACAGAATACAAGTTCCAG TGGATTGTTTTCTGGAAATATTTGGAGCTACTTGTCTTCTTGGATGCCACAGAGGGAAACATCATCTCAG CCAACACAAGATAGCCGGTTCCCTGGGAGAGGAAGAACTCTTAGTTCCAGCCAAAGTCCTGTACATGTAGATTCAAACCTACAAGCTAGACTTCTGGATAATAGTAGTCCTGAAAACCGTTCCCATATGATATTAACTGAAACAGGAGACAGGCTATCAGATGAAAG gCAGCCAGCTCTAGGTACTGCAGTTGCGGTGGACAGAGTCCCTGCAGGCCAACAG GGTGCAGTTGTCTCTGATGAAGAAATACAAAAACTTGTTTTAATGGGTTTTGACAAG ACGCAGGTTGAAGTTGCTCTGGCAGCAGCTGATGGCGATCTTAATGTAGCAGTGGAAATTCTCAGCCAGCAGGTACATTCAAGA GGTTAA
- the LOC102621128 gene encoding uncharacterized protein LOC102621128, producing MEELKENKMHLKNDDVEVEEDDDRPMLSSQALAALQEFLSEQNQTSETAQNKTESDSDEVALVSEDWRLSQFWYDAVTAETVAQEAVSLCSDSDSRVACIACPTLYAYLKKIRPEVSPKILEYDMRFEQYGSDFAFYDYNQPQDLPLELKHAFSVVVVDPPYLSKECLEKVSETVSFLARPGDSKLLLLTGEVQKERAAELLGLRPCGFRPQHSSKLGNEFRLFTNYNPGTRLGGWEQEN from the exons ATGGAGGAGctcaaagaaaacaaaatgcacCTAAAAAACGACGACGTTGAAGTCGAAGAGGATGATGACCGGCCGATGCTGAGCTCTCAAGCTTTGGCAGCTCTTCAGGAATTCCTTTCAGAACAAAACCAAACTTCGGAAACTgctcaaaataaaacagaatCAGACTCAGATGAGGTGGCGTTAGTGTCGGAGGACTGGAGGCTGAGCCAGTTCTGGTACGACGCTGTGACGGCAGAGACTGTAGCTCAAGAAGCCGTTTCTCTTTGTAGTGATTCCGATTCTCGCGTTGCCTGTATTGCTTGCCCCACGCTCTACGCTTACTTAAAG AAAATTAGACCTGAGGTGTCGCCGAAAATACTTGAATACGACATGCGTTTTGAGCAATACGGAAGTGATTTTGcgttttatgattataatcaACCGCAAGATTTGCCATTGGAGCTCAAGCATGCTTTCAGTGTTGTTGTCGTAGATCCACCTTATCTG AGCAAGGAGTGTCTGGAGAAAGTAAGTGAAAcagtttcttttcttgctaGACCAGGGGATTCGAAGTTGCTTCTACTCACAG GTGAGGTGCAGAAGGAGAGAGCTGCAGAGCTTTTAGGTTTGCGTCCGTGTGGTTTTAGACCACAGCACTCTAGCAAACTTGGGAATGAATTTCGACTATTCACAAACTACAACCCGGGTACGAGATTAGGAGGGTGGGAGCAAGAGAACTAG
- the LOC102620174 gene encoding uncharacterized protein LOC102620174 isoform X1, with product MENSPVTVITSSEEEKEEGNGSKEKNIERGVAAKSKLDEYKEISDLTGFDNLKAMILAESIMKRKKKRNRKKKKKDKTKLDSLYREVADLTGFENLKAMIEAEASMRRKSSERMRGNLETQFCARENDTVNVAEEQGQLGEDDGLNKVEETERNGREEKRRRANRAKLDEYEKISDLSGFDNLKAMIEAEAFMRRKKRNRKRKKREIEFCVQEDATISAEEEKQLDKNQALKVVEVSKPESVLTTEMDGPRHLFIDPAKDNEGASMGEAMPMVRAVGGNDGGNSFEVIDLCLSSAEDDKSVSGVSLERSVEDMGKAVQTTATITGANDGVKSVEMNNLYSLRLEDDKPLSDMSLGRRVEDTVSVGPIVGERQQKKRRKKTRVIEAKDKVEDARKENEAKYNVVLRMLLRKPRYFDPPGWNSETCSNCGKENHTAATCKMQKQNKPCFLCGSFKHRWKNCKQQGQDCFISKGSEHLASDCPGTDQGNNLSSNFCLRCGDSGHDLSSCEGEYHADDLKKIQCYICKSFGHLCCVNSSIIGLKQVSCYNCGQSGHLGPECANSCEALNGKKSNLICYKCGKEGHFARRCGSNFKDRLRISDLLFTAERPPTRARHFVGSNGTPHGLGNAQGRENDDQREKG from the exons ATGGAAAATAGCCCCGTCACAGTGATAACAAGCAgtgaagaagagaaagaagaaggaaaTGGGAGCAAAGAGAAGAATATAGAACGTGGGGTGGCTGCAAAATCTAAGCTTGATGAGTACAAAGAGATTTCTGACCTTACTGGCTTTGATAATCTGAAAGCTATGATTTTGGCTGAGTCTATcatgaagagaaagaagaagagaaatagaaagaagaagaagaaggataaGACAAAGCTTGATTCTTTGTACAGAGAGGTAGCTGATTTGACCGGATTTGAGAACCTTAAAGCCATGATAGAAGCGGAAGCTTCTATGAGGAGAAAGAGTAGTGAGAGGATGAGGGGCAATTTAGAGACTCAGTTTTGTGCTCGGGAGAATGACACT GTTAACGTTGCAGAGGAGCAAGGGCAGTTAGGTGAGGATGACGGTTTGAATAAAGTTGAAGAAACAGAAAGAAAtggaagagaagagaaaagaagaagagcaaaTAGAGCTAAGCTTGATGAGTATGAAAAGATATCAGATTTGAGTGGCTTTGATAACCTGAAAGCCATGATAGAGGCAGAGGCTTTtatgaggagaaagaagagaaatagaaagagaaagaagagggAGATTGAATTTTGTGTTCAAGAGGATGCTACTATTAGTGCTGAAGAGGAGAAACAGCTAGACAAAAATCAAGCTTTGAAAGTAGTAGAGGTTTCAAAACCTGAATCAGTTCTGACAACAGAAATGGATGGGCCCCGGCATCTTTTTATTGATCCTGCAAAGGATAATGAGGGTGCAAGCATGGGTGAAGCTATGCCGATGGTAAGAGCGGTGGGAGGGAATGATGGGGGAAATTCTTTTGAAGTGATTGATCTTTGTTTATCCTCCGCAGAGGATGATAAATCAGTTTCGGGTGTGAGCTTGGAGAGAAGCGTTGAAGATATGGGTAAAGCTGTGCAGACAACAGCAACAATAACAGGAGCAAATGATGGGGTAAAGAGTGTTGAAATGAACAACCTTTATTCATTGCGCCTAGAGGATGATAAACCACTTTCAGACATGAGTTTGGGCAGAAGGGTTGAAGATACGGTATCCGTAGGGCCAATTGTAGGGGAGAGGCAGCAgaagaaaaggagaaagaagacTCGTGTAATTGAAGCTAAAGATAAGGTTGAAGATGCCAGGAAAGAAAATGAGGCAAAATATAATGTTGTACTCCGTATGCTTCTTCGGAAACCAAGATATTTTGATCCTCCAGGCTGGAACTCAGAAACATGTTCAAATTgtggaaaagaaaatcatacaGCAGCAACCTGCAAAATGCAAAAGCAGAATAAACCATGCTTCCTTTGTGGGAGTTTCAAGCACAGGTGGAAGAATTGCAAACAG CAGGGCCAGGATTGTTTTATCAGCAAAGGATCAGAGCACCTTGCCAGTGATTGTCCTGGGACGGACCAGGGCAACAATTTGAGTTCTAATTTTTGCTTAAGGTGTGGGGATTCAGGACACGACTTGTCTTCATGTGAGGGAGAATACCACGCTGATGATCTCAAG AAGATACAATGTTACATTTGCAAGAGTTTCGGTCATCTTTGCTGTGTCAACTCCTCAATCATAGGTCTAAAGCAAGTCTCCTGTTACAACTGTGGGCAGTCTGGCCATTTGGGTCCT GAATGCGCAAACTCATGTGAAGCTCTTAATGGTAAAAAATCCAATCTTATATGTTACAAGTGTGGCAAGGAAGGTCATTTTGCACGCAGATGCGGCAGTAATTTCAag GATAGACTGAGAATCAGTGATTTATTATTCACCGCTGAAAGACCCCCAACCCGAGCAAGACATTTTGTAGGGTCTAACGGCACTCCTCATGGCCTTGGCAACGCTCAAGGAAGGGAGAATGACGATCAACGAGAGAAAGGATAA